Proteins encoded by one window of Arachis hypogaea cultivar Tifrunner chromosome 1, arahy.Tifrunner.gnm2.J5K5, whole genome shotgun sequence:
- the LOC140183746 gene encoding uncharacterized protein At4g02000-like, translated as MGTNTYLFNFKHEEDAIRIHGEGPWRVDGHMLSLQWWRPELSFEEVSYNSIAFWVQVHALPLEKLNKSSVEKIGTSLGKLLEAEDPYVDGNLLRNFLRVRVKVNVLEQLKTGFWYKRNDGSYSWVSFKYERLYDYCYNCRRIGHDRRSCREGKAMAIDNSNLPGYGPNFSALGLRSISSLAGKAGIRQEGNRIKISETNLWVTREKNTWNREL; from the coding sequence ATGGGCACAAATACATATTTGTTCAACTTCAAGCACGAAGAAGATGCCATAAGAATTCATGGAGAAGGGCCATGGAGGGTGGATGGACATATGCTTAGCTTGCAATGGTGGAGGCCAGAGCTTTCATTTGAAGAGGTAAGTTATAACTCTATCGCTTTCTGGGTCCAAGTTCATGCCTTGCCCTTGGAAAAGTTGAATAAAAGTAGTGTTGAAAAGATAGGAACTTCTCTGGGAAAACTATTAGAAGCAGAAGACCCTTACGTTGACGGAAATTTGCTTAGAAACTTTCTAAGAGTCAGAGTGAAAGTGAATGTGTTGGAGCAATTGAAAACAGGATTTTGGTACAAGAGAAATGATGGCAGCTATTCTTGGGTTTCATTCAAATATGAAAGGTTATACGATTATTGCTATAATTGTAGAAGGATAGGTCATGATAGGAGAAGCTGCAGAGAGGGGAAGGCAATGGCTATTGATAACTCAAACTTACCAGGATATGGGCCAAATTTTTCAGCTCTAGGACTCCGGTCGATTTCTTCATTGGCTGGAAAAGCTGGAATCAGGCAAGAAGGCAACAGAATTAAAATTTCAGAGACAAATTTATGGGTGACACGTGAGAAAAACACATGGAATAGAGAGTTGTAA